The window AAAATCTAAAAAATTGTTACCAGGTATTATATTATCTATCATGATAAGTATCGTTGCTCAGCTAGTAGGACGTTTTTTACCGACATTAGGAAGTGCCTTGATTGCTATATTATTAGGTATTATAGTAGGGAATATGATAGGTCATCAAGAGTACCTCGATAAAGGAACAAAGTTTTCCGAGAGTAAATTATTAGAAATAGCGATTGCCTTAACAGGATTGACGCTTAGTTTACAATCGATTTCACAGATTGGTATAAGTGGTGTATTGTATGTTGTTTTGCAGATGAGTGTGACCATTTTGGGCGTGATTCTAATTGGAAAACGGATGGGTTATTCACTAGATTTTCGTTTGCTAATGGGTGCAGGAAATGGTGTGTGTGGGTCATCAGCAATTGCTACTGTCGTACCGGTTATCAGTGCTAGCGAAAAAAATAAAGGTTTGTCTATTACCATAGTGAACTTAACAGGTACAGTGCTGATGTTGATTGCCCCGATACTATCCGGTTATTGGTTTCATGATAGTATCATAAAGTCAGGGGCCTTAATTGGTGGTAATTTACAATCGGTTGGTCAAGTTGTTGCTTCTGCAAAAATGGTCAGTGATCCCGTAACAGAAATGGCAACGGTATTCAAATTATTACGTGTCGTATTGCTAGTAGTGGTGGTCTTAGTTTTTAGTAAAATAAAAAATGTTAGTGGCGTGGAACAGTCATCTATCAAGCGACAACGTATCAACATTCCATGGTTTATTATGGTCTTTTTCATTTTATGTGTAGCGAGTTCTACGGTGATTCATTTATCAGATGAATGGGTCCAAATAGTGAAGTGGTTGAGTAATCAATTTGAAATTATTGCGTTGGCCGCAATTGGTTTACGTGTGAATATTCATTATTTACTAAAAGAAGGACCTAAAGCGATGCTTTATGGCCTAACTGTGGCAGTTTTTCAAATGATGACGGCATACGTTTTGATACGTCTATTATTGCCATAATTCTTCATCTTTTATACGATTGAAAATAGGTACAAATCATGATAAAATGATTAAGTGAAGCGTTTTATTAAATAATTAAATAGTATATTCGTTATGTATAGGTGGGTGGGCTTCTTGCTACCCGTCTATACTTTTTTTGTGCGATGAAAGGAGAAAAGGATGTTTAAACAATGGAAAAATGTAGATATTAAAAAGGAACTCTTTGGTGGCTTGACGTCATTTTTTGCAATCTCTTATGTCATTATTGTCAATTCGATGATTTTGTCTGAGGCAGGTTTACCACCTGAGTTGAGTGTGTTTGGTACGATTTTTATTTCGGTGATAGGATGTTTGTTAATTGGTTTACTTGGAGATGTACCGATTATTTTGACAACTGGAATGGGGGTCAATTCATTTGTCACCTATAATTTAGTGATGGATATGAAGATGAGTTGGCAAGAAGCGCTAGCTATCAGTTTTATGGCAAGTATTATTTGTTTGATTGTCGCTGTCACTCCGTTAATTGATAAAATGAACGATTCGATTCCAGAAAGCTTAAAACACGGGATTACGTCTGGGATAGGGTTATTTTTAGTGCTTGTTGGTTTAGAAAATGGGAAAATTATTGTTCGTGGTGAACAAACCTTCATGGAATTGAATTCATTTACGAACCCTGATATGTTGTTAACGCTGGGAGCACTTGTTCTGACGTTGTTTTTATTTTTGAAAAATGTTCAAGGTAGTTTTTTTATTGGGATTATTATTATGACAATTATTGCTAATTTACTTGGATTAGTGGATGTTGGACAAAATAACTTCAGTTTGTCTGCTATAAAAGATTATCCAGATGTTGTAGCAAAATTAGATTTTTCTAGTCTATTTAGCATCAAATTTTTACTGGGGACTTTTTCATTAGCGATGATTTTGATTTTTGAATCACTTGGATTGATGAATGGCTTACTACCGGGGTTAAGTAAAGAACGCTTTAAGAAAGCATCTATCATTAATGCTGGTGTGATGATGTTTTCTAGTATACTAGGGACAAGCCCAACGATTCCGGCAGCTGAAAGTTCAACAGGTATTCAAGAAGGTGCTAAAAGAGGGCTATCTTCTGTAGTGGCAGGTGTTCTATTCTTTGTGAGTATCTTTTTGATTCCTGTCTTATCATATATTCCGAGTTCCGCATTGGCACCCGTTATTATTATTACCGGTTGTTTGATGATGAGTAATATCCAACACATTGATTTAGAAGATTTTTCAGATTGGTTCTCACCATTTCTAATGATTGTGATGATGGGCTTTTCAATGAGTATTTCATCAGGTTTGGCATTTGGATTTGTTGCGTATCCGTTAGTTAAACTGTTTTCAGGAAAACGAAAAGAATTAACCCCAACGGTTTGTATTATTTCATTTCTTTTCTTTTGTTATTTGTTAGCAAAAGTTTGGATTTAAGAGGAATATGTAAGAGAGTTAACATTGATGTTAGCTCTCTTTTTTTGCGTATTATTTCATGAGGTGATGAAGATGCTAGTAGCGGAAATGGCGGATGGTCGTATTATTAATATTATAGAAGAGACACGTGACACTTTATTACATAAAAGAGGGAATAAGTATTATTGTCCTGTGTGCCATAAGGAAATGATCATCAAAATAGGCGCAATTAAACAGGCTCATTTTGCCCACAAGCATCTTTATGAATGCCAAGGAGTAAATGAACCGGAAACAGTGGAGCATATTAGAGGCAAGGCGTTATTATACAGGTGGGCAATTCAGAAGGGACTTAATGTTCAGCTAGAATATCCCATGCCTCAGATTGATCAACGACCAGATGTCTGGATGGAGGATAGACTAGCAGTTGAATTTCAATGTAGCCCATTAAGTATCGAGCGATTGAGA is drawn from Vagococcus xieshaowenii and contains these coding sequences:
- a CDS encoding NCS2 family permease is translated as MFKQWKNVDIKKELFGGLTSFFAISYVIIVNSMILSEAGLPPELSVFGTIFISVIGCLLIGLLGDVPIILTTGMGVNSFVTYNLVMDMKMSWQEALAISFMASIICLIVAVTPLIDKMNDSIPESLKHGITSGIGLFLVLVGLENGKIIVRGEQTFMELNSFTNPDMLLTLGALVLTLFLFLKNVQGSFFIGIIIMTIIANLLGLVDVGQNNFSLSAIKDYPDVVAKLDFSSLFSIKFLLGTFSLAMILIFESLGLMNGLLPGLSKERFKKASIINAGVMMFSSILGTSPTIPAAESSTGIQEGAKRGLSSVVAGVLFFVSIFLIPVLSYIPSSALAPVIIITGCLMMSNIQHIDLEDFSDWFSPFLMIVMMGFSMSISSGLAFGFVAYPLVKLFSGKRKELTPTVCIISFLFFCYLLAKVWI
- a CDS encoding YeiH family protein, with the protein product MQKSKKLLPGIILSIMISIVAQLVGRFLPTLGSALIAILLGIIVGNMIGHQEYLDKGTKFSESKLLEIAIALTGLTLSLQSISQIGISGVLYVVLQMSVTILGVILIGKRMGYSLDFRLLMGAGNGVCGSSAIATVVPVISASEKNKGLSITIVNLTGTVLMLIAPILSGYWFHDSIIKSGALIGGNLQSVGQVVASAKMVSDPVTEMATVFKLLRVVLLVVVVLVFSKIKNVSGVEQSSIKRQRINIPWFIMVFFILCVASSTVIHLSDEWVQIVKWLSNQFEIIALAAIGLRVNIHYLLKEGPKAMLYGLTVAVFQMMTAYVLIRLLLP